The nucleotide window GGTACTGATATTGAACGTTTTGATCGACCTTTATCTTGTATCGAAGCGCGAGCCCAGCTAGGGTGGTCGTTGGAGAAGCCAATTATTTTCTGTGTGCGCCGATTAGCTAGACGGATGGGGATTGAAAATCTAATTACAGCCTTTCGGCAAGTGCATGAGCACTATCCAGAAGCGATGCTCTATATTGCGGGAAAAGGTCCCCTGGCATCTGCTTTGGAACAACAAATTGAAGCACTTAACTTAACTCGCAATGTTTACCTGCTCGGCTATCTCCCAGAGGCACACCTTCCCCTTGCCTATCGCGCCGCTAGTTTCTCAATTGTCCCTACCATTGACCTGGAAGGATTTGGTTTAATTGTGGTGGAGTCCCTGGCAACGGGAACCCCTGTCTTGGGTACCCCCGTCGGTGGGATTCCGAGCATTTTACAACCCTTTTGCCCGGATCTAATCCTGGATGGTTACACGCCACAGCAACTGGCACAAGGGATGATCGAAGCTTTAGCCGGGAAACGTCAGTTACCTAGTGAGCAAGCCTGTAAAGCATATGTGCAGAAGCACTATGCTTGGTCTACGATTGCTCAGCAGATCAAATCCGTTTATCAAGCGGCAATTGACGAGACAAAAGCATGAAAATTTTATTTCTCGATCAAAGTGGCAAAATCGGCGGCGCAGAGTTATCGCTGTCAGATGTT belongs to Cyanobacteria bacterium GSL.Bin1 and includes:
- a CDS encoding glycosyltransferase, producing the protein MKILQIGKGWFPEEPGGLNRYYYDCMKYLPKAGIQISGLVAGSSNVMENAQGQIQAFAPSSSSLLRRWRGVRQATQQQFSLTNHSVIVSHFALYTFPCLNQLGSRPLVTHFHGPWALESTMEGAKKIASRAKKTLEQATYRRSTRFITLSTSFRDILHQTYQVPLERIHVIPGGTDIERFDRPLSCIEARAQLGWSLEKPIIFCVRRLARRMGIENLITAFRQVHEHYPEAMLYIAGKGPLASALEQQIEALNLTRNVYLLGYLPEAHLPLAYRAASFSIVPTIDLEGFGLIVVESLATGTPVLGTPVGGIPSILQPFCPDLILDGYTPQQLAQGMIEALAGKRQLPSEQACKAYVQKHYAWSTIAQQIKSVYQAAIDETKA